The genomic segment TCACCTATCTTTTTCCTGAGATCTGCCAGTTCAAGACGTTCTTTTTCAAGGCTTGTATTTGCGTCATTGGCTTCTGTCAATTTTTGTTCCCAGTATTCTTTGTCTTTTTGGGAAATACATTGATAAAAAACAATAGTCAGGCTTTTTTTTTGTGAAGCCAGGGCTGCAAGCCGTGTTTCAAAATCCTTGCGTTTATTTTCAAGCTCAACTCTTTTGGCAACAAGTTCCTGGTAATCCTCGCTCAAGGTTCCTGCACAAGGAGCCTGTATTGTAAAAAAAGACAGTAAAAAAAAGATAATTCCTGTTCGCAGCAATAAGTTCATTTATTATTCCTTTCAAAGTAATTCAGGTTTATGTATTAACAATTAGTTATTATCACCATCAAGAAGCCCCCCAAGACTTCCAAGTATAGAGCCTTCACCTTTGCTGCCTCCATGCTGAGGTACAGCAGCAAGCATACGTCCTGCCAGACGGGAAAAAGGAAGGGATTGAAGCCATATTTTACCAGGTCCTTTTACTCTCGCAAAAAACAGTCCTTCACCGCCAAACAATGATGTTTTTATTCCTCCTGCCTGCTGAATATCAAAATCGACACTGGGTTCAATAGCTACAACACAGCCTGTATCCACATGAAGGGTTTCTCCTGATTTCAGCTGCCTTTCAACAACTGTGCCCCCTGCGTGAATAAATACCATGCCGTTTCCTTCCAGTTTCTGCATAATAAAACCTTCTCCTCCAAAAAGGCCTGTAAGTATCTTTTTCTGAAACCATATTCCAATAGATACTCCTTTAGCAGCACAAAGGAAACTGTCTTTTTGACATATGAGCATTCCTCCCATTACAGCAAGTGATATGGGAATAATATTTCCTGGAAAAGGCGCTCCAAAGGCAACATGGGCTTTTCCTGATCCCTGATGGGTAAATACTGTTGTAAAAAGGCTCTCACCAGTAATCAGTCGTTTGCCTGCGCCCAGCAGTTTATTCATAAACCCTCCTGACTGGGCGCTTCCGTCACCAAAAACTGTTTCCATTTGCACCTGGCTGTCTTTGTACATCATAGCTCCTGCTTCTGATACAGCACTCTCGCCAGGATCAAGTTCTATTTCAACAAACTGCATTTCAGCACCAAATATTTTATAATCTATTTCATCTGCATTAACCGGAGGCAGATAATCAGTTTTTGAAACAGGAACACTGTCTCCAGGCATCGGGGAAGAACTAGCTGGTACTGAGGGCGGCGCACCCCCTGGTTTGGAAGTCTGGGACAATTCAGGAATACTTGAAACAGGAAGCCAGTCACTAAAACCCTCACGCCAGGCAAAACCATCCTGTCCTTTTATATTTATTTGAAATTTAACCTGGGTATCATCATAAGGCCCTGATTGTTCTTTTCCATAACTTAAATGCCATTGTGCCATATTTTCCTCCCTAAAATCTGAATAAATTTATGGTTAATAAAGATAAAAAAAGCTTCAAAGTATATGATTAAGTAAAGAAATAAAACATATTGTGTCAAGCTTAAAATCTGTAGTCAAATGATATTAGTTATATGGTTAATATTTTATAGATGTTTATATATTAG from the Desulfonema limicola genome contains:
- a CDS encoding TIGR00266 family protein, giving the protein MAQWHLSYGKEQSGPYDDTQVKFQINIKGQDGFAWREGFSDWLPVSSIPELSQTSKPGGAPPSVPASSSPMPGDSVPVSKTDYLPPVNADEIDYKIFGAEMQFVEIELDPGESAVSEAGAMMYKDSQVQMETVFGDGSAQSGGFMNKLLGAGKRLITGESLFTTVFTHQGSGKAHVAFGAPFPGNIIPISLAVMGGMLICQKDSFLCAAKGVSIGIWFQKKILTGLFGGEGFIMQKLEGNGMVFIHAGGTVVERQLKSGETLHVDTGCVVAIEPSVDFDIQQAGGIKTSLFGGEGLFFARVKGPGKIWLQSLPFSRLAGRMLAAVPQHGGSKGEGSILGSLGGLLDGDNN